The window GTCGTCACCTGCCTCGGCGCCAAGGCGCCGGGTACGGCGCTGAGCAGGGCGAACTCGGTGCGGTTGATCGGAGCCAGGCCGTCGGCACGCAGGACGTACATCTCGCGTGAGCCGGCGGCTGTCGTCTCGAACAACTGCCCCACCTTCGCGGACTCGCCGGCCACCGAGGAGCCCGCGGAGCCCGCCTCCGGGATGCGCGGCGCGGTCAGCTTTCCGCCGGAAGGCAGCTGGGCCAGCCATGCCGAGGAGACCCGGACGGTCTCCTGGGCCACCATGCCGAGCGCGACCAGTTCGGCGCGGGACAGCTTGTACGCCCGGCTGTTCCACACGAGGTACGTGGTGCGGTCCGGCCCGGAGAGCAGGACCCGCTGGTTGCGCGGGACGGGGGTGGAGCGGCCTGCGGGGTCGAGATCCACCAGCGTCTTCGCGCTGCCCGGCGGCAGGCACACCGCGCGGTCTCCGGAGAGCAGGTCGGTGGCGGGCGGCACGTCATCGGGCGCGCCGACGATGCCGAGCTGCGGGCCGCGCCGGACCTCAGCCAGGGTGTCGCGTGCGACGGAGACGGTCTTGGCACGCGCTCCGGCGACCAGCAGCGCGGAGGCGTAGTTGGCCATGGGGTACAGCTGCTGGTCGATGAGGAGGTACCGGTTGCCGGTCTCCTCCTCCACGATGATCGACCCCGGATTGCGCCATGCCGTGCTCTCCTTGGGGCTGATCAGGCCGTAGACCCCGAAGCCCGCGGCGAGCAGGACGGCGACCAGCGCACCGAACTGCATGCCGAGGTTTCCCCGCCGCATGGGGACCTCGACGGGTCCTGGATCACCGGCCAGCAAGGCCGACACAAGCCGGCCGACGGCGAACCGGTGGGCCTGGACGTGATCGCGTCGATTCTGCACCGCAGCCCCCTCAGCCGGCCAGCGAGCGGAAGTACGCGTACACGTTCAGGACCTGCAGCAGCAGCGGGATGAGGGCGAGCGCCGTGAGGCCCTCGAAGATCTCCCCGAGGCGTCCCCAGATGGGCCGCAGCCGCGCCCCGGGCAGTCGCCAGGCACCGGTCAGCAGCAGAGCGGCGACGGCGAACAGCCCGAGCATGGTGCCGGCCTGCACGACCGGGCCGGCGTGGAGGGTGAGGGACAGCACGACCAGGATCGCGCCGAGCGCGCCGGCGATCACCAGGGCGATGCGCTGCGAGGCGTTGCCCACCGCGCGGGCACGCAGCAGCACCGCCGGGCTGAACACCGCGGCGAAGACCCAGCCCGACCAGTTCGGGGCCTGGACCAGCAGGGCGGAGGCCACGATGAAGACCGCGGCGGAGGAGAGGAAGAAGACGCTGAGGTAGCCGTCCGCCGCCGCGGCCCGGCGGTTGACCAGGGGTTCGGGCAGCGGGTCGATGCCCTGCTGCAGTTCCTCGGCGTTGTGCGGGAGTTCCACGACGCGCAGCCTCGCCGCGAACAGCGCCAGGCGCGGAAGGACCGGGGACAGCGCGAACAGGGTCGCCGCGAGCACCGCGGCGACCCGGGTGGCGTCCCAGGCGAGGACGATCGACAGGAACGAACCGACCTCCACCGTGCCCGCCAGCATCAGCAGGGTGCCGAACACCGCGATCGGCACCCGGCCGGTGGCCAGGACCGCGGCGGCCGCCACTCCGGTGAACGTGGCGGTGAGCAGCCCGTCCAGCCGACCGGGCGCGAACAGCCCGGCGGGGCCCGCCACCGCGGACAGCCCGGCCAGCCCGGCGAACAGGCACGCGCCCAGGCCGGTGATGGTCCCCAGGGCCCGGTCTTCCAGGTTCTTGGTGACCAGGCCGCAGCCGACGATCAGGCCCACGGCGAGCAGACCGCAGGTGAGCGTGGTCAGCAGCTGGGGTCGGGTGGCGACGACCATGGCGGCGAGGGACGCCAGCGCCAGGCAGGCCAGGACGAGGCAGAGCCGACGGGTCAACTCCGGGCGCCAGCGGTCGCGTTGGGCGTTGAGCGCGGTGGACACCCCGTCGGCCACGTCGTCGAACCGCAGCTCCGACAGGAGGTCGTCCTTCGGCCGCAGATACAGCACGTCACCGTCGCGCAGGCCGAGGGTCTCCGGGGTGCCGTCCAGGTCGAGCGGGCCCTCGCCGAGGCGCTGCAGCGCCCATCTGCCGCCGAGGTCCTCCTCGTTCACTGACGGTTTCAGCACGACGGGCAGGAGTGTGGCCACCGTGGCGGTGACGGGCACCGCGAGGTCGGTGCGGCCTTTGGCCGCGCTGACGGTCAGTCGGCAGACGTCGGTGGTCCCCCCGTGCCCGGTACGGGATGAGGACGACGCGGCGGTGCTCATGGTTCTCCTGCGGTGCAAAGACGGGGAAAACGGGGCGGGTTCGATGCGCTGGGGAAGGCCGGTGCGGCGCGCGGGCGTCGGGCGCGAGGTGTACGGCGCCCGGCGGAGGGCCGGCGCATGGCGGAGGGCCGGCTCACGGCTGAGCCGCCAGTCCGGTCTGGAGCAGTCCGACACCGCGCCGGGTGACGAACTGCGCACGGCCCGGGGGCAGGGTGCGCGGCTTGGCCTCGCCGATGAACTTGCCCTCTTCCTTGGGGTAGGAGAGGAGCAGTGCCGGGCTGCCCAGTTCCCACATCCGGCGCAGCAGCGGGTCCATCATGGCGCGCATCGCTCCGGAGGTGCTGCGCGCGACCACGATGTGCAGCCCGATGTTGGCCGCCTGGGCCAGCAGCGGCACCATGGGCGTCATCGGGTTGTCCATGGCGCTGCCGGTGGCGAACAGGTCGTAGTCGTCGATGAGCATGAACAGGCGTGGTCCCGTCCACCAGTCGCGCTGCGGCAGCCGCTCGGGGGCGATGTCGGGGCCGGGTACCCGGCCGCTCACCGACACCGCGGCGCTGGCCGCCAGTTCCGCCAGTGCCTCGGTGCCCACGGCGTAGCCGACGCGGTACTCCTCCGGGACGTCCCGAAGGAGCTGCCGGCTGGGGTCGGCCAGCAGGATGCGCGCCTCGTCGGGGGTGTAGCGGGCGGTGATCGCCCTGGCGACCAGGCGCAGCGCGTTGGTCTTCCCGGTGGCGTCGTCGCCGAAGGTCATCAGGTGCGGCACCTTCGCGAAGTCGTGCCAGACAGGCTGCAGGCGCTTCTCGTCCCAGCCCAGGCAGGCCCGCATGTCGCCGTCCGGCGGCGGCAGCTGGTCCACCGGCAGGTTGCTGGGCAGCAGCCGTACGCCGGGTGCCGACCGGCCGGGCCAGAACGTCTCGATCTCCGCGGCCGCGGCCTTGGTCGCGCTGGTCAGGTCCTCGATGTCCGACGAGCCGTCGAGCCGGGGCAGTGCCGACAGGAAGTGGTGGCTCGAACTGGTGAGACCGCGCCCCGGGCGCGAGGGCACTCCGGCGGCCTGACGGGTTCCGACTTCCGACTCCATGCTGTCGCCGAGCCGGAGCTCCAGCTTGGTGCCCATCAGGTCACGCTGCTTGGGGCGGATCTCCGACCAGCGGACCGCCGAGGCCACCACGTGCACGCCGAAGGAGAGGCCTCGGGAGGCCAGTTCGGCGACGCGGTCCTCCAGTTCCTCGAAGTCCTGCCGGAGGGTGGCCCACCCGTCCACCACGAAGAAGACGTCGCCGTACGGGTCGTCGATCTGTCCGCTCCTGCGCAGCGCGCGGTAGGCGGCCATCGACTCCAGGCCCAGGCTCGTGAAGCGCTCCTCGCGCGTTTCCAGTACCTGGGTCATCTCCTCGACGGTGCGCAGCACCCGGTCGCGCTCCAGGCGGGTGGCCACCGAGCCGACGTGCGGCAGACCCGCGACGGAGACGATGCCGCCGCCGCCGAAGTCCAGGCAGTAGAACTGGACCTCCTCCGGGGTGTGCGTCAGGGCGAGGGAGAGGATCAGGCTGCGGAGCAGGGTGGACTTGCCGGTCTGCGGCGCTCCCGCGACGCCGACGTGTCCGTCGGCTCCGGAGAGGTCGGCGACCAGCAGCTCGCGTATCTGCTCGTAGGGCCGGTCCACCATGCCGAGCGGTACCTTCAGGGCGCCGAGGGCCGGGTAGTCGCTCGCGCTCATCCCGCGCAGCGGGTCGGGCACGATGCCCGGCAGCAGCTGGTCGAGGCTCGGCGACTCGTCCAGCGGCGGCAGCCACACCTGGCGGGCGGGCGGGCCGGCGTCGCTGAGCCGGTCGATCAGCACGTCGAGCAGGCTCTCGGAGCTCTCGGACTGCTCCTCGTCGTCCGACGGCTCGTCCGAATCCCGTGAGTCATCAGGGTCGGCGGACGCCAGGTCGGCCGGCAGCGGCGGCCGCTGCTCCAGGCCGAAGGGGACGATCTCGGCGGCCGGCCCGCTCGGGTCGTCGCCCGTGGCGGCGCGGGTCTGCGGTTCCGGGCAGGGCCCGGAGACGTAGGCGGCCTTGAAGCGGACGAGGTTGGTGGTGTCGATCTTCAGATAGCCGTGGCCCGGCGCTGAGGGCAGCTCGTAGGCGCCCGTGACGCCGATGACGCTGCGCGACTCCATGGAGGAGAAGGTGCGCAGGGCGATCCGGTACGAGAGGTGGCCGGCGACCTTGTGGATGCTGCCTTCGTCGAGTCGCTGCGAGGCGAGCAGCAGGTGCACGCCGAGGCTTCGCCCGACGCGTCCGATCATCACGAACAGCTCGATGAACTCAGGCTTGCTGGAGAGCAGTTCGGAGAACTCGTCGACGATGAGGAGCAGCGAGGGCAGCGGGGCCAGCCGGGCGCCGCCCAGCCTGGCCTTCTCGTACTCGAAGAGGGAGGGGTAGCCGGCCTCGCGGAGCAGTTCCTGACGGCGGATCACCTCTCCCTGGAGCGAGTCGCGCATCCGGTCGACCAGCGGCAGCTCGTCGGCCAGGTTGGTGATCACCGCGGAGGTGTGCGGCAGCTTCTCCATGTTGAGGAAGGTGGCGCCGCCCTTGAAGTCGACCAGGACCAGGTTGAGGATCTCGGAGGAGTGGGTCGCGCACAGGCCGATGACCAGGGTGCGCAGGAGTTCGCTCTTGCCGGAGCCGGTGGCACCGATCAGCAGACCGTGCGGCCCCATGCCGCTCTGGGCGGACTCCTTGAAGTCCAGCTCGACGATCTCGCCGTCCTCGGTCACACCGACGGGCACCCGCAGGCGGGAGTGCTGCGGCGTGCGCGACCGCCACTGGGCGGACACGTCGAACGCTCGCGGATCGCGGATGCCGAGCAGGGCGGTCAGGTCGAAGTCGTTCTCGAACGGTTCGTCGACCAGGTCCACGATCCCGCTGGTGCGCATCGGCGCGAGGTACCGGGCCAGGCTCTCGGCCGCGGTGATGCTCAGCGCGTCGGCCCGCGCCGACGCCGTCGAGTCGCCGGACGGGAAGGTCACCTGTCCCTTCTCGGTGGTCAGACGCAGCACCTTCGAGCCGCCGGTCATGGCGCCGGTCAGGTCGAGCAGGACGACATTGCGCAGTCCGGCGCCGAGCAGCCGGGAGCCGGTCGGTATCTGCGTGCCGGCGGCGACGATCACCACGAACGGCTCGGAGGTGCTGGGCGCCTCCGACTTGTCGTGGTCGGGTCGGTCGCTGACGTCCTGGCCCAGGAGATCCATGAGGGCGTCGTGGTCGGTGGCGACGAGCCGCAGCGCACCGGCCGCGTCGTGCTCGCGCGGATCGGCGTTGTGCGGCAGCCACTTCACCCAGTCCCAGTCCGCCCGGCCCCGCTCGTCGGCGAGTACGGCGATGCGCAGCTCGTCCGGCGAGTGGAAGACGGCCAGCTGGCAGAGCATCGACCGGACCAGGGCGTACGCGTAGGTGCCGTCCCCGGCGAACTCGACGCTGCTGAAGTTGCGCAGCGAGACGGGGACGGCCATGCCCTCGACCGTCTGGTGGGCCTTGATGAACCTGCGCAGCGAGATCGCCGAGAGGGGTTCGAGGTCCTCGACGGGCTTGGTCTCGGGGGGGATGAAGTGCAGCGCGGCCCGCCGTGAGCCGAGCCCGGCCCGGACCCGGGCGAAGTCGTCGTGGCTGGCGCGGCGCTCCCACAGCCGGGGGCTCATGGCCAGCGACCACAGGTCCTCGGGCTCGGGATGGTCCCAGGAGACGGCGGCCCGCTGCTCGCCCGCGGCGTCCCTGGCCTGCTTGCGCAGCTGTGCGAGGTAGCGCAGATAGTCCCGGCGCTCGGCCCGCATCCGGCGCTTGCGTTCCCGGCCCGCCTGCCCGAGCTGGGTCAGGCTCATCGCGATCATGGAGACGCCCATCATCCCGGACATCATGTACGTGGTGGGCGAGCCGTTGCCCATGGAGAGGCCCACCGCCATCGCGGCCGAGCCCAGGCCCATGGGGAGGAAGGCCAGCGCCGACCCGAATTCCACGCTCGCCGGCTCACCGAGCACCGGTGGTTCGGCCAGCTCGATCTCGCCCTCGGGCATCTCGGGAGCGGTAGCGCGCGAGCCGCGCTTCACCGGCACCGTGTTCGTCATCCGCGTCCTTCTTCCATGGACATCGCGTGGAAGCGCTCCCAGATGGTCACAGCGCTCCGCAGCGCATCGCGTAGGCGACCGCGTGCGAGCGGTTGCGCAGGTTCAGCCGGGTCAGCATGCCGCTGACGATGTTCTTGATGGTCCGCTCCGAGTAGTTGAGCTGCTGCGCTATCTCCACGGTGTCCAGGCCGTCGGCGAGCAGCCGCAGCACCTCGACCTCCCGCTCCTGCAGACCGCCGACGGTCAGGCCGTTGGGCACCAGCACGGTGCGCTGGATCGTGCGGACCTGTTCGAGCAGCCAGCCGACCATCTGCTCGGGGACGAGCGCGCGGTCGCGCCTGCTGTCCCGGATGGTCTTCACCACACGGTCCCGGTTGGCCTCCTCGCGCGGCAGGAAGGCCACCAGCCCGCTGGTGACCGCGCGCATCAGGTGGTGTTCGGAGATGGTCTCGGCGACGAGCACGATGCGCATGTCGGGGTTGGTCGACTCGGTGGCGGCGCGTTCCATCCAGCAGACCATGTCCTCGGTGGTCTGGTGGACCGTGACCAGCAGGACGTCGGCTTCGCACCTGCGGTCGGGCGGGAGCAGCGTGATCCCCGGGACGGAGCGCAGACAGGCGACGGCACCCTCGCCGCTGACCGGGTCACCGGCGTGCACGGCCACGCTGATCACCGCACCCCGTTCGCCGACGACCGGCGCCTCTACCGTGCGGGCGGCCATACCGACCAGCCTGCGTCGACCGGGTGGCGCGCATCAGCGACGGCGCGCACCGCGAGAGATCGGACACTGGCCATAGACGCTCCAATACTGAGTGGTGCCAATCCCACGCGCTCGCGGGTCCTTTCCCTTCCAGCGGCCACTTCGGTCACCGGACAAACCCTGTATTGACGTGTACCTCACAAGCTGAATGGGTGTGGCGGGGCCGCGTCGGGTCCCCCGGTCATGGGAGCGCAATGTACGTGTGTCGGCGCATGCGCAAAAGTTGCTTTACTTCTAAAGCACGGGGATGCGCCGGTCAAGCAAAGATTTAGTAATTCGGCAGGTCGACAAGGCTGTCTACGCCTCCCGTTGGGCTCAGGGGCGCGTCGTTCCATGGTTTGTGTGGCGGGTGGGGGGGGGTGCGCGTGTGGCGAAGGTAATGCGACCGCCGGGTCGCGGAGTTCATCAAATGTTCACCATTCACCCACGCCGCCCCCTCGGGATTGCGGCGAACTATTGAACAGATTTCAATTTCCCGTCAGCCCTTGACGGAATTCCGCTATGCCACCGTGGACTGCTGTCGATCGCCCTCGCGCTGCTCGAATGGGGTCGATCCGGCTTCGCGTACCGACTGGCCGGTAATTTGTATTTCCTTGCGCGTGACGCATTTCACGAGCCGCACCGAGCGTGCGGGCGGCCTCGGCGGGTCGGCGGCAGGCACCCACAGGGCGTGCGTGCGGCACCTGCTCGAGGTCGCATACGCGCAGGTAGTGTGTCCTCTGGGTCATCCCTGTCTCGTGCGCTCGCCTCGGCGTGTTGGCCGGGTGTTCGGTAGGGTGAACGGCCCTGTTTTCGCGAAGGGTTGGACCCTCTAAGGGGGGAACATCGGTGCTCGCGTGCGACGTTGGAAGTTCCGGTCTTCCTCTGCCGACGGGCGATTGACCACTGAGGCGCACATCACACCGCGGCGGCGTCCACATCAACCTTGTCACGCTCTTCCAATTCGCCCTCTGAACGGGAGGCGTGTGCGCGGGCGAAGGCGGGGGTGGTGCCGGACGGGGAGCGTGTGCTTGCTACCGTGCGGCTCACTTCCCTGGTGACTGACTGGTCCGGCGATAGGCGGGCGGTTCGGTCAGAACCCGAATTCTTCGGCCGCGTGTATTAGGCGGCAGTCGGCGTATGTGGCGACGCTGGAGTCGGGCGTCACACTGGAACTGGGCGCCTATGTCTTCAAGCTCACGGCTCCGGGGTCTCGCATTCCAGCGACGCCCGGGTCGCCCTGCCGTAGACGCCCGACCCGTCGCCGAGGACGACACGGGTGAGCTGGTAGGCGCGTACCGCGCCCTCGACCTCGACCTCGCGGTCGTAGTCGCAGTCGACGGCTCCGCCGTAGAAGCCGATCTGGCGCAGGCGCAGCTGGAGTTCGGTGGCTTCCGGCCCTTGGTCGCCGAGGCGCAGGACCGGAGGCTGTCTTTTCCCGTCGCTCGGCTCGGGGGCGGCGCTGGTGGTCGGGCCCGCGCCGGATGGGGCCGCCGTCGGGGTGGCGGAGGCGCCGGTCGGGAGAGCGGAGTTGTCGGGTGGCGTCGTACTCGGCGACGACGTCGGGCTCTTTGACGGCGGTGCGGAGGTGGCCACCCGGGGCGGATCCACGGACGCGGCGCCGGCCTGGGACGCCCCCTCCGGCACGCGCGCCCGCACGCCCTCCGGCGGGGAACCGTCCCGCGAGGGACTGTCGTAGGCGAACAGCCCGCCGAGGAAGGCGCCCGTCAGCAGTGCGGCCAGGGTGGCGCCCGCGCCGGTGATCAGAAGAGTGCGGTTCCTCTTCCGGGGTCCTGTCGGGGCGTCGGCGTCGGCGTCGGTGTCCGTGTCGGGGAGGGGCACCTCGGCGGGCGCCTCCGCCGTGGCGGCCGGGGGGGGTGGGTGTGTCGTCCGCGGTAGGCATGCCGTCCATGTCCGCCAAGTCCTTTGGAGGCTGCGGGAAACTTCGGCGCCATCCCGGTCCCGCTCCGCGGAGTCGTCACCCAGCTCCACGAACGGCCCTGTCCGCACAGGATCGAAGTCCTCCGCGGCCGCCGCCTCCGTGCGCGCGTCGCGACGGGCAAGACCACCGCCCTCGGGCTGGCCACGCCGATGCCGCGTGAGGGGTTCTCCGGGTGCCGGCCCGCCGCAGCCTGGCCCGCCTGGCGGTGCACAGGAGAGGCGTGTTGTGGGTGTTGCGTGATGAAGTGCGGCAGGGATCTTCCGCAACGCGTGCGGGCCGTGCACAGTCAAGATCCGCCATGCATCGGCGCATGGCACGTCGCCGGGAGGACAGTCGATGGCAGCTCACCACCGTCCCCAGCGGCCGGAGATCCCATCCGCCACCGCCCCGGACGGCATCGGCCGGCGCAGATTCCTGGGGTACGTGGTCGCCGCCTCGACGCTGACCGTGGCCGCCCCGCTCGGCGAGGCGGCCCTCGCGCCCACGGAGGCGGCCGCGGCCGTCCCTTCCGTACCGGGCCCGGCCGAGATCTACGACCTCAACGACATGCTCACCCACGCCGCGCTCCCCACGGCGAACCTGATCACCATCCGCCTCGACACCGACGGCACGGCCTCCTTCGCCCTGCCACGCGCCGAGGTCGGCCAGGGCATCACCACCTCCAGCGCCATGCTCATCGCCGAGGAACTGGACCTGCCCCTGGAGAAGATCCGCGTCACGCTCGCCGACGCACGGCCCGAACTGCTGTTCAACCAGGTCACCGGCGGCTCCAACACCACCATCTCCACGTTCACCCCGATCCGCGTCGCGGCCGCCGTGGCCCGGGGCCGGCTGCTGAGGGCCGCCGCGCTCGAACTGGGGGAGGCCCTCGACACCCTGACCGCGAAGGCGGGGGTCATCACCTCGACCGTGACCGGCAAGAGCCTCTCCTACGGCGAACTCGCCGAGAAGGCCGCCTCGGTGGCCACCGGCCAGGTCTCCGTCACCCTCAAGGAGCCCGCCGACTTCAAGGTCATCGGCACCGCGCGGAGCCGCGTCGACGCGCTGGCGGCGGTCACCGGCCGCAAGAAGTTCGCCATGGACGTGCACGTGCCGGACGCGCTGCCGACCATGGTGTGCCGGCCGCCGACGATCAACGGCACCGTCGGCTCGGTGAGCAACCTGGACGAGGTGCGGGCCATGCCCGGCATCACCGACGCCGTCCGCATCCCCACCGGAGTCGCCGTGCGCGGCCGCACCTTCGGCCAGTGCATCGACGCGGTACGCGCGCTGGAGGTCACCTGGCAGCCGGGAACGGCGGAGGACGCCTCCGACGACTCCATCCGCTCCGAACTCCGCAAGGCCGAACTCCCCCTCCCCGCCCTCGACTTGCTGACCAAGTCGGTCGACGCCCGCTTCACCTTCCACTTCGCCAGCAACAGCGCGCTGGAGACCAACTGCGCCATCGCCGACGTACGCGAGGACTCGGCCGAGATCTGGGCGAGTCT of the Streptomyces sp. T12 genome contains:
- the eccB gene encoding type VII secretion protein EccB, translated to MQNRRDHVQAHRFAVGRLVSALLAGDPGPVEVPMRRGNLGMQFGALVAVLLAAGFGVYGLISPKESTAWRNPGSIIVEEETGNRYLLIDQQLYPMANYASALLVAGARAKTVSVARDTLAEVRRGPQLGIVGAPDDVPPATDLLSGDRAVCLPPGSAKTLVDLDPAGRSTPVPRNQRVLLSGPDRTTYLVWNSRAYKLSRAELVALGMVAQETVRVSSAWLAQLPSGGKLTAPRIPEAGSAGSSVAGESAKVGQLFETTAAGSREMYVLRADGLAPINRTEFALLSAVPGALAPRQVTTADIAAAPASQDRSLLTAVPDLLAGPAFNPAGSALCVLQKAGSSKGGSVVTEPIAAGPRPSGLFVPPAKGLLVAAESAQAPDATSRLYLITDSGKKYPFANTDALAALGYGQAKVRTLPRQLLDLAPTGPTLDTTTAKTAVSARAG
- the eccD gene encoding type VII secretion integral membrane protein EccD, producing the protein MSTAASSSSRTGHGGTTDVCRLTVSAAKGRTDLAVPVTATVATLLPVVLKPSVNEEDLGGRWALQRLGEGPLDLDGTPETLGLRDGDVLYLRPKDDLLSELRFDDVADGVSTALNAQRDRWRPELTRRLCLVLACLALASLAAMVVATRPQLLTTLTCGLLAVGLIVGCGLVTKNLEDRALGTITGLGACLFAGLAGLSAVAGPAGLFAPGRLDGLLTATFTGVAAAAVLATGRVPIAVFGTLLMLAGTVEVGSFLSIVLAWDATRVAAVLAATLFALSPVLPRLALFAARLRVVELPHNAEELQQGIDPLPEPLVNRRAAAADGYLSVFFLSSAAVFIVASALLVQAPNWSGWVFAAVFSPAVLLRARAVGNASQRIALVIAGALGAILVVLSLTLHAGPVVQAGTMLGLFAVAALLLTGAWRLPGARLRPIWGRLGEIFEGLTALALIPLLLQVLNVYAYFRSLAG
- the eccCa gene encoding type VII secretion protein EccCa, whose translation is MTNTVPVKRGSRATAPEMPEGEIELAEPPVLGEPASVEFGSALAFLPMGLGSAAMAVGLSMGNGSPTTYMMSGMMGVSMIAMSLTQLGQAGRERKRRMRAERRDYLRYLAQLRKQARDAAGEQRAAVSWDHPEPEDLWSLAMSPRLWERRASHDDFARVRAGLGSRRAALHFIPPETKPVEDLEPLSAISLRRFIKAHQTVEGMAVPVSLRNFSSVEFAGDGTYAYALVRSMLCQLAVFHSPDELRIAVLADERGRADWDWVKWLPHNADPREHDAAGALRLVATDHDALMDLLGQDVSDRPDHDKSEAPSTSEPFVVIVAAGTQIPTGSRLLGAGLRNVVLLDLTGAMTGGSKVLRLTTEKGQVTFPSGDSTASARADALSITAAESLARYLAPMRTSGIVDLVDEPFENDFDLTALLGIRDPRAFDVSAQWRSRTPQHSRLRVPVGVTEDGEIVELDFKESAQSGMGPHGLLIGATGSGKSELLRTLVIGLCATHSSEILNLVLVDFKGGATFLNMEKLPHTSAVITNLADELPLVDRMRDSLQGEVIRRQELLREAGYPSLFEYEKARLGGARLAPLPSLLLIVDEFSELLSSKPEFIELFVMIGRVGRSLGVHLLLASQRLDEGSIHKVAGHLSYRIALRTFSSMESRSVIGVTGAYELPSAPGHGYLKIDTTNLVRFKAAYVSGPCPEPQTRAATGDDPSGPAAEIVPFGLEQRPPLPADLASADPDDSRDSDEPSDDEEQSESSESLLDVLIDRLSDAGPPARQVWLPPLDESPSLDQLLPGIVPDPLRGMSASDYPALGALKVPLGMVDRPYEQIRELLVADLSGADGHVGVAGAPQTGKSTLLRSLILSLALTHTPEEVQFYCLDFGGGGIVSVAGLPHVGSVATRLERDRVLRTVEEMTQVLETREERFTSLGLESMAAYRALRRSGQIDDPYGDVFFVVDGWATLRQDFEELEDRVAELASRGLSFGVHVVASAVRWSEIRPKQRDLMGTKLELRLGDSMESEVGTRQAAGVPSRPGRGLTSSSHHFLSALPRLDGSSDIEDLTSATKAAAAEIETFWPGRSAPGVRLLPSNLPVDQLPPPDGDMRACLGWDEKRLQPVWHDFAKVPHLMTFGDDATGKTNALRLVARAITARYTPDEARILLADPSRQLLRDVPEEYRVGYAVGTEALAELAASAAVSVSGRVPGPDIAPERLPQRDWWTGPRLFMLIDDYDLFATGSAMDNPMTPMVPLLAQAANIGLHIVVARSTSGAMRAMMDPLLRRMWELGSPALLLSYPKEEGKFIGEAKPRTLPPGRAQFVTRRGVGLLQTGLAAQP
- a CDS encoding response regulator transcription factor; this translates as MAARTVEAPVVGERGAVISVAVHAGDPVSGEGAVACLRSVPGITLLPPDRRCEADVLLVTVHQTTEDMVCWMERAATESTNPDMRIVLVAETISEHHLMRAVTSGLVAFLPREEANRDRVVKTIRDSRRDRALVPEQMVGWLLEQVRTIQRTVLVPNGLTVGGLQEREVEVLRLLADGLDTVEIAQQLNYSERTIKNIVSGMLTRLNLRNRSHAVAYAMRCGAL
- a CDS encoding peptidoglycan-binding protein — encoded protein: MPLPDTDTDADADAPTGPRKRNRTLLITGAGATLAALLTGAFLGGLFAYDSPSRDGSPPEGVRARVPEGASQAGAASVDPPRVATSAPPSKSPTSSPSTTPPDNSALPTGASATPTAAPSGAGPTTSAAPEPSDGKRQPPVLRLGDQGPEATELQLRLRQIGFYGGAVDCDYDREVEVEGAVRAYQLTRVVLGDGSGVYGRATRASLECETPEP